A stretch of bacterium DNA encodes these proteins:
- a CDS encoding CvpA family protein, which yields MSRTIVLNWIDWVTLAIVLVSVLRGSRYGVWGGLADLVALVAAFFAASALYADAARGVVQFLPMVPLPWGALGCFLLIWLVCYWPTSLLLRLALGGLPFPASGLVGALLGAVRGLVLVAALLAVSLAAPFRAVVSADASRSMVAPYLLTGGARVTTMLLPVLPVRVPRIGPGGATF from the coding sequence ATGTCCCGGACCATTGTACTCAACTGGATCGACTGGGTGACGCTGGCGATCGTGCTGGTGTCGGTCCTGCGGGGGTCCCGCTACGGGGTATGGGGCGGGCTCGCCGATCTTGTCGCCCTGGTGGCCGCGTTCTTTGCCGCGTCCGCACTCTACGCCGACGCCGCCCGGGGTGTGGTGCAGTTCCTGCCGATGGTCCCGCTCCCGTGGGGAGCCTTGGGCTGTTTTCTTCTGATCTGGCTCGTGTGTTATTGGCCGACCTCCTTGCTGCTCCGGCTGGCCTTGGGCGGGCTGCCGTTCCCCGCGTCCGGGCTGGTCGGCGCGCTGCTGGGCGCCGTGCGAGGTCTGGTACTCGTCGCCGCGCTGCTCGCCGTGAGTCTGGCCGCGCCGTTTCGAGCCGTCGTGTCGGCCGACGCGTCCCGTTCGATGGTTGCGCCGTACCTGCTCACCGGAGGCGCCCGCGTCACGACCATGCTGCTTCCGGTGCTTCCTGTGCGCGTGCCGCGGATCGGGCCCGGCGGCGCGACGTTCTAG
- the polX gene encoding DNA polymerase/3'-5' exonuclease PolX: protein MPTSHNLELARVFSEIADFLEIKQESTFRINAYRRAARALESLGEDVATIAQRGDLRKVGGIGAKLAEKIEEYLKTGAVGYHQELQRELPRGLSELMTIPEVGPKTARLLFDHLGIADMDALERAALAGQIRELPRMGAKTEANILRGIERRRRQGTRHPLGAVLPYAHAIEDALRRAPGVEALALAGSLRRMRDTIADIDLVVATRAPEAVMDTFVGLPQVGEVLSRGPTRSSVILGRLGVQCDVRAVEPDAYGAALQYFTGSKDHNVQLREMGVRRGLKINEYGVFTLADDRRIAGRTEEEVYGAVGLPWVPPEIREGQGELELAQRGALPALVALEDIRGDLHMHTTWSDGQDAVEAMARAAKARGYAYVCVTDHSQSLKFAGGVTVDALREHVRTVAEVSERVGIRVLIGAEVDILADGSLDYPDDVLASLDLVIGSVHSRMQMTREALTRRVVRALEHPHLDVLGHPTGRLVGEREPMDLDMEAVVDVAHQTGTVLEINASPERLDLRDTHVRLARDRGVLFEIGSDAHRKEHFAQIEYGVGTARRGWVEPKDVINAWPLATLLDFLRG from the coding sequence GTGCCGACGTCCCACAACCTGGAGCTGGCCAGAGTCTTCTCCGAGATCGCCGACTTTCTGGAGATCAAGCAGGAGTCGACGTTCCGCATCAACGCCTACCGACGGGCCGCGCGTGCGCTCGAGAGCCTCGGCGAGGACGTCGCCACGATCGCGCAGCGCGGTGACCTGCGCAAGGTCGGAGGGATCGGGGCGAAGCTGGCGGAGAAGATCGAGGAATACCTCAAGACCGGCGCCGTCGGGTACCACCAAGAGCTGCAGCGCGAGCTTCCGCGGGGGCTGTCGGAGCTGATGACGATCCCGGAGGTCGGCCCCAAGACCGCGCGTCTCTTGTTCGATCACCTCGGGATCGCCGACATGGACGCGCTCGAGCGCGCCGCCCTCGCCGGGCAGATCCGCGAGCTTCCCCGGATGGGCGCGAAGACCGAAGCGAACATCCTCCGCGGTATCGAACGCCGGCGTCGCCAGGGGACCCGCCATCCGCTCGGCGCCGTGCTGCCGTATGCGCACGCGATCGAGGATGCGCTTCGTCGCGCGCCCGGCGTGGAGGCGCTCGCCCTCGCCGGCAGCCTCCGACGCATGCGCGACACGATCGCGGACATCGATCTCGTCGTGGCCACGCGGGCGCCCGAGGCGGTGATGGACACCTTCGTGGGCCTGCCGCAGGTCGGAGAGGTTCTCTCGCGCGGGCCGACGCGCAGCAGCGTGATCCTCGGCCGACTGGGCGTGCAGTGCGACGTCCGGGCCGTGGAGCCCGACGCGTACGGCGCCGCGCTGCAGTATTTCACCGGGAGCAAGGACCACAACGTGCAACTTCGCGAGATGGGCGTGCGCCGGGGGCTCAAGATCAACGAGTACGGCGTGTTCACCCTCGCAGACGATCGGCGGATCGCGGGGCGCACCGAGGAGGAAGTCTACGGCGCGGTCGGGCTGCCGTGGGTGCCTCCCGAGATCCGCGAGGGGCAGGGCGAGCTTGAACTCGCACAGCGCGGCGCCTTGCCCGCGCTCGTCGCCCTCGAGGACATCCGCGGGGACCTGCACATGCATACGACGTGGAGCGACGGGCAGGATGCTGTCGAGGCGATGGCGCGGGCCGCCAAGGCCCGCGGGTACGCCTACGTGTGCGTCACCGATCACTCTCAGTCGCTCAAGTTCGCTGGCGGTGTGACCGTGGACGCGCTGCGGGAGCACGTCCGGACCGTCGCGGAGGTCAGCGAGCGGGTAGGCATCCGCGTCCTGATCGGTGCCGAGGTGGACATTCTCGCTGACGGATCGCTCGACTACCCGGACGACGTGCTCGCCTCGCTCGACCTGGTGATCGGGTCGGTGCACTCCCGGATGCAGATGACGCGCGAGGCGTTGACCCGGCGCGTCGTGCGCGCGCTGGAGCACCCGCACCTCGACGTGCTCGGTCATCCCACCGGCCGACTCGTGGGCGAGCGCGAGCCGATGGACCTCGACATGGAGGCGGTGGTGGACGTGGCGCACCAGACCGGGACGGTGCTGGAGATCAACGCCTCCCCTGAACGCCTCGACCTGCGTGACACGCACGTGCGCCTCGCGCGGGACCGCGGCGTGCTGTTCGAGATCGGCAGCGACGCCCACCGCAAGGAGCATTTCGCGCAGATCGAATACGGCGTCGGCACCGCGCGACGGGGATGGGTGGAGCCGAAAGACGTGATCAACGCCTGGCCGCTCGCGACGCTGCTCGACTTCTTGCGCGGATGA